A single window of Methanobacteriaceae archaeon DNA harbors:
- a CDS encoding replication factor C small subunit yields the protein MNGPWVEKYRPQTLDEVVGQDHIIQRLKQYINDESMPNLMFTGPAGVGKTTTAIALAKAMLGEYWKQNFLELNASDARGIDTVRKDIKNFCRLKAVGAPFRIIFLDEVDNMTKDAQHALRREMEMYTKTSSFILSCNYSSKIIDPIQSRCAIFRFAPIKGHQIIKRLEKIAASESVNYAPGTLESIVYFAEGDMRRAVNILQATASMGEEITEDNVHEVVSKAKPKDVRRIVNLAMDGDFMGARDLLREVMVVQGTSGEDMVTQVYQEVSRMAMDELIGSQEYIDLVEQIGEYDFRIREGANPRIQLEALLTKFLPKEKAD from the coding sequence ATGAATGGACCATGGGTGGAGAAGTACCGACCACAAACCCTGGATGAGGTTGTAGGTCAAGATCATATTATACAAAGACTTAAACAGTACATAAACGATGAGAGTATGCCTAATCTCATGTTCACTGGCCCGGCAGGAGTGGGAAAAACCACCACTGCAATTGCACTGGCCAAAGCCATGCTGGGTGAATACTGGAAGCAGAACTTCCTGGAATTAAATGCATCTGATGCCAGGGGTATAGACACTGTACGTAAGGATATTAAAAATTTCTGCCGTTTGAAGGCAGTAGGTGCTCCTTTCAGGATCATATTCCTGGATGAAGTGGACAACATGACCAAGGATGCCCAGCATGCCCTGCGCCGTGAAATGGAAATGTACACCAAAACATCATCCTTTATCCTTTCCTGTAACTATTCATCCAAGATCATAGACCCTATCCAATCCAGATGTGCTATTTTCCGTTTCGCACCCATCAAAGGACACCAGATTATCAAAAGACTGGAAAAAATCGCTGCATCAGAAAGTGTGAACTATGCACCTGGAACCCTGGAAAGTATTGTTTACTTTGCAGAGGGTGACATGCGCCGGGCAGTGAATATCCTACAGGCAACTGCATCCATGGGTGAGGAAATAACTGAGGATAATGTTCATGAGGTGGTTTCCAAGGCCAAACCCAAGGATGTGAGACGTATAGTCAACCTGGCAATGGACGGGGATTTCATGGGAGCTCGTGACCTTCTAAGGGAGGTTATGGTGGTTCAGGGAACCAGTGGTGAAGACATGGTTACCCAAGTTTACCAGGAAGTGTCCAGAATGGCTATGGACGAACTTATAGGGAGCCAGGAGTACATAGATCTGGTTGAACAGATTGGAGAATATGATTTCAGGATAAGGGAAGGTGCAAATCCTCGAATCCAACTGGAAGCTCTTCTGACTAAATTTTTACCCAAAGAAAAGGCAGATTAG
- a CDS encoding Ni/Fe hydrogenase subunit alpha yields MKNIEISPVSRIEGHAKITVQVDDAGNVADAHFHVMEIRGFEKFLEGAAVEEAPRITPRICGICQTAHHLAAAKATDMVFGLEVPETAKKLRELMLLGQYIHSHSLHFYFLGAPDLVLGPESDPAMRNVIGILKSNPDLAMMAIKTRKIGQKITEVVGGKPISPVTAIPGGQSRGITTEQQAELLSQSKEAIGLIEQGVEVAKPLFSQYAEAIEALGPVESHFGALTNGGAIEFYDGPAKIIDKSGNQVYEFEAADYLDYIEEKVQPWSYLKFPYLKQIGFPDGNYRVGPLARLNVVDTIPTEKASALYGEYKDNYGIAQNALLYHYARLIELMYAAERAVQILEDDSITGTDLRQQLSEPLMTKEEAKESSETKRGVGMIEATRGILIHDYETDAAGFINRANLIVSTGQNNLSMDIGVRETAKEMIHGEEVSEGLKNKLEMIVRAYDPCLSCATHAIDGSSPLQVDIYDSEGQLLKKHLI; encoded by the coding sequence ATGAAAAACATCGAAATAAGCCCTGTAAGCCGGATAGAAGGCCACGCAAAGATCACGGTACAGGTTGATGATGCCGGTAACGTGGCTGATGCCCATTTTCATGTGATGGAAATCAGGGGATTTGAAAAATTCCTGGAAGGTGCAGCAGTAGAGGAAGCACCACGAATCACTCCCCGTATATGTGGTATTTGTCAAACCGCACACCACCTGGCTGCAGCCAAAGCTACCGACATGGTTTTCGGATTGGAAGTACCCGAAACCGCTAAAAAGCTAAGGGAACTTATGTTACTGGGACAATACATTCACTCCCATTCATTACACTTCTACTTCTTGGGTGCCCCTGACCTGGTTTTGGGTCCAGAGTCAGACCCTGCAATGCGTAATGTCATTGGAATTTTGAAGAGCAACCCTGACCTGGCCATGATGGCCATTAAAACCAGAAAAATAGGTCAGAAAATAACCGAAGTAGTGGGAGGTAAACCCATCAGCCCGGTTACTGCCATACCCGGAGGACAATCCAGGGGAATAACAACCGAACAACAAGCCGAGCTATTATCACAATCCAAAGAAGCTATTGGCCTTATAGAACAGGGGGTTGAAGTAGCTAAACCTTTATTCTCACAGTATGCTGAGGCCATAGAAGCACTGGGTCCTGTTGAAAGCCATTTCGGAGCTCTGACCAATGGAGGTGCCATAGAGTTCTATGATGGACCTGCCAAGATCATTGACAAATCAGGGAACCAAGTATATGAATTTGAAGCCGCAGATTACTTGGATTATATTGAAGAAAAGGTACAGCCCTGGTCCTACCTGAAATTTCCCTACTTGAAGCAGATTGGATTCCCAGATGGGAACTACCGTGTGGGTCCACTGGCCCGACTTAACGTGGTTGATACTATTCCAACTGAAAAAGCATCTGCACTGTATGGTGAGTACAAAGATAATTACGGAATAGCTCAAAACGCATTACTCTATCATTACGCACGTTTAATTGAACTAATGTATGCAGCAGAAAGGGCAGTGCAGATTTTAGAAGATGATAGTATAACCGGTACTGATCTGCGTCAGCAACTTTCTGAACCATTGATGACCAAAGAAGAAGCCAAAGAATCCAGTGAAACTAAAAGAGGAGTGGGGATGATAGAAGCAACTCGTGGAATCCTTATACATGACTATGAAACAGATGCCGCAGGATTCATTAACCGGGCCAATCTCATTGTTTCCACAGGACAGAACAACCTTTCCATGGACATAGGAGTTAGGGAAACTGCTAAAGAAATGATCCATGGTGAAGAGGTTTCAGAAGGACTTAAAAACAAGCTGGAGATGATTGTAAGGGCATATGACCCCTGCCTGTCATGTGCAACCCACGCCATTGATGGAAGTTCACCTTTACAGGTGGATATCTACGATAGCGAGGGTCAGCTCCTTAAAAAACACTTGATTTAG